The stretch of DNA TGGCTTTTGTTCCCaatttaatttacataatttcttTATAAGGTTGTGGCAACAGTCTAAAAAATACTTCGACTTTGATTGATTTTCGAATTGATTATGTTGTGTTCTTCGAGCGAGTTGTTCTGTGCTTTTTGCCTTACGGGTTGTGTAAACCTATTTTTGAGTTTGTGTTTCTGAGTTCTTTAGTGCGAATTTACAGTCCACTATTAAACTCAATTTTGTGATCTATGAACGAGTCATCATTTTGAATTCTGTGTTTTATTTATGATACGTATTCATCACATTTATTTTTGGACCGACGGAGCCGGAGATTTTATGCATCAACGAGGGTGAGTTTGTTCCATTTATTTGTGAGTGACAATGGATTTTAAAgccttgaaaaaaagaaaaacagcagtTAAAGTCAGTTTAACGAAATTAAGAGAGAAAATTAACAGTAGTATTGATTGTGCAGCTTCCACAGAATTagaattcttcaaaataaaaattcaaaaatctagtGAAGATATTACCTctgttttcaataatatttttgatttgtctGAAGAATCGGAACTTGATTCTTATATTACTGAGCTAGAAGGTCAATGCGATATAATTGACGAATTAGTTCTTGTAGTCTCTAGAGCCATTTCTAAGAACAGTACTGTTGttgtgaaaaatgaaagtaaatgttCCGAGGCAGCTGATATAAAACTACCAAAATTAACTCTGCCGAGTTTGAGTGGTAATCTTGAAGAATGGTGGTCATTTAGTGAACTTTTTAACGCTGCGATTTCGAATAATGAGAAATTATCTGGCGGGCACAAAATACAGTATTTAAAGTGTTCTTTAAAAGGTGAAGCGTTAAAAATTGTGCAATCACTTCCGATTTCTGATGCAAATTTTACTATAGCGTGGGAGTTACTTTCACAAAGATTTTCGCATAAAAGAGAACTTATGAGTGCTTTAGTAAGGAAATTCTTGTATTTACCTTCATTGCAATCGGAAAATTcttcacaaattttaagtttggtgGTTAGTGTAAGAGAATGTATTCGGTCTTTCGAGACTTTACAGTTCAAAATAGAGAACTTTTCTGACACTCCATTAATGTTTATCGTGCAATTTAAATTAGACCCAGATACAAGAGGTTGGTGGGAACGTTCAATGGAAGGAGATATTATTCCAAAACTGgatgaattattagaatttttaaaatctcattcgAGAACACTGCAAACTAGCAAACATTAGGGTAGTAAAAATCTAAAGTTTCATCAAAAGGTGCCAACATTCACATCAGAGATCCATTCTCTTTGTGTTTATTGCAAGGATAAGCATTCTTTAGTTAAGtgagataaatttttgaatttaagtgtTCAAGATCGTgttaattttggaaaagaaaattaatgtgtGCTTCAATTGTTTACTTTGAAATCACAGAGTATCTCAGTATAAgagtgtttataaatgtaaaaaatgtgcTGAAAATCATCACACCTTGCTTCATTATAATCAGTCTGAGAACAACTCCGAAGTTAATTATCAAGGTGCGAgtaattcaaatacattatcaaCCAGTGCTAAGGTATTTGTTCCACAATCAACAGCTGCATCATACAGTGATCAAAACGTAATCGGAGATTCATCGatgcatgaaaatatttctgcgCCTATAACTTCTTGTGTTTCTGACTTAAACTATCATGGGCAGGTATTTTTGTGTACTGCAATCATCAAGGTAGTAGATTCTTCTGGAGAGTTGCAACCTTGTCGAGCGTTACTCGACTGGGACTGAGGATTGTTTACAGAGGTTACGCCTATCTAGAAAAAGAGCTAAATTTCTCATATCATGCCTTGGATCATCAGACTAATGGAATAAGTCTGATCAGTTTTATGATGAATCATAAAACTAAtggaatttcagaaatcaaattTGTCCCACATTTCACTAATAAGTTATCATTCACCACTCCCGTGTTTGTgataaacaaaattattggagAATTACCACATATAACTTTGAGTAAACAGTGTTGAGCAATTTAGCGATCTCACATTAGCAGATCcaacatttttcaaaagcttACCAATAGATATTCTATTAGGAGTAGACATTTCAAAGGCCAATGTTCACAGGAGAAACTATGAAAGGAGGCGAAAATATGCCATATGCATCTCGCTCTGATTTAGGGTGGATTATTTCAGGTAGTGTTAGCTTTCCTGCGACGGAAAACCATACTGTTTAAGGGAATAATATTCAATTGGAAACACAAGAGATGctaaataatttttggaaattaaattcTGTGCCTGAAATTTCTAGTTTATGTAAACTAGAACAAGACTGTGAGAATCATTTTTTATCTGCATTTTTGAGAGATAAAAACGgtatttatacagtaaaacccatCCATTCATCTCCAGAGTTGCTTGGTGAGTCTAGACAAGCAGCAGTTTTCAGATTTAAATCGTTGGAGAAATCATTATCATTTAAGCCTGAGGTGCTCGAGCAGTACATGAACTTTATGAGTGAATACTATAACTTTGGCCACATGAAAATTATCCCTAATAATGAAGTGCTTAGTGATTCATCCTATTATTTCCCTATCATGGTGTAGTAAAAGAATAGAGTTCTACTACCAAATTAAGAGTCGTTTTTGATGCTTCTGCGAAATCAACCTCAGGTCTTTCGTTGAATGACCTTTTGATGACATAGCCAAGAATTCAACAAGAACTCTTCCCTATTCTCCTTCGGTTTAGAACGTATGAAGTAGTCTTTTGCGCAGatgtagaaaaaaatgtttcggcAAAGAGTGCATCCAGAAGATAGGAACTGGCAAAGAGTTTTGTGGCGAGAAAATTCAAATGAACCTTTGCAATCTTACAGATTAGTAACGGTTACATATGGAACTGCGAGCGCCCCATTTTTATCTACAAGAGTAATGAAACAGTTCGCATTAGATGAAAAGGACAACTTTCCCTTAGCAGTTGACGTTGTTATTCGTGATTTTTACGTTGACGACCTTCTTTCAGGAGCCCAAATTGAAGAAACAGCCAAACTCGTGGCCAAACAAATGTTTGAGATGATGTTGAAGGGAGATTTTACGCTGAGAAAGTGGCTTTCAAGCGTGTCAAATGTTTTAAAGGACATTCCCGAAAAGTGTAGAGAAAATAATACTTCTGTAGAGATCAATTGTGACACAAGAGTTAAGGTTTTAGGAATTCAGTGGCAGCCATCTACAGATACGTTTCATTTCACTGAATCCATTGATATAGAGAAGCCATGCACTAAGAGAAATATTCTTTCTGAGATTGCCAAAATTTTTGATCCTATGGGATGGTTAGCACCTGTAATTGTGTACGCCAAGATCTTGATTCAAGAGTTATGGAGTTACGATATTGGTTGGGATGAACCTATTggtaaaaaatgtgaagaaaagtgGAGATTTTATTCAGAACTATCATAGCTATCAACTTTTCAAATTCCGCGTTTTGTTTTGTGTTCTAGTCCATCTCTTATAGAAATTCATGGATTTTCTGAAGCTTCAGAGAAGGCATATTGTGCAGTGATATATGTAAAATCTTCCAGTGATCAAAAAGTGCAAGTAAATATTTTAGCTGCAAAAACTAGAGTAGCACCTCTGAAGTCCCAGTCTCTTCCGCGGCTTGAGCTTTGTGCTGCTTTACTGTTATCAAATCTTTTACAAGTTGTTTGTACCCATATTGAAATTCCCTTTGATCATGTCTATGCTTTGGACAGATTCGCGTGTCGCATTGTCATGGATTAACTCTGAACCACGTCGCTGGCAACCATTTGTTGCAAATCGTGTAGCCAAAATTCAAGATGCCAATCCTAGTGTTTCGTGGAAATTCGTAGCTAGAGCACAGAATCCAGCCGACTGTGGAACTAGAGGAAAACTACCATCAGAGTTTTTGAGGAGTACATTGTGGTTGCACGAACCTCAATGGCTCAAACAATCTATTGAAATTACTGAACCAAAGGTAGTCATTGACTCAAAACTAAGTTAAATTGTGCTCAAGGAGGAGAAGAAAGGCTAGAATTCTTGTGTGTCAAAATTTCAAGAGccagaattaattacaaaatattcaTCGTGGTTAAAGTTGTGCAAAGTAATAGCATGGTGCATGAGAGTCAAAAATAACTGCTCCACTCTACCTGAGAATCGTCTTCAGAGTCATCTATCAACAGAAAAGTCTTGAAGAGTACATCAGCGATTAttaaaattgttcaacaatcagCCCTTTCCGAGGAGTTAAACTGTTTAAAATCTGGGAAGCCTCCAAAACCAAGAAGTAAGCTTTTAAGTTTAACACCATTTTTAGATTCAACTGGAATTATGCGTGTAAGTGGAAGACTTAAAAATTCGAACTTATCAGAAGACAGAAAATATCCCATGATTCTCCCTAAGAGTCATCACATCACAAATTTAATCATCAACTATTATCATCAAGTTTATCTTCACGCTGGCCCACAATTACTGTTTTCGGTTATACGGCAAAAGTTTTGGATTCTTAGTGCTAGAGATGCTATTAGAAGGTGTACTCATCAATGTGTTATTTGCTGCAGAATTCGCGCTCAAACTGCGAATCAGATTATGACTGATCTTCCAGTTTCAAGAGTTACTGCAAGTAGAGCATTTACTCGTGTAGGAATAGATTTCGCCGGACCAttcaatatcaaaaatcgaaCTGACAAAGGAGTGAAAATTACAAAGTGTTACGTGTGTCTATTTGTTTGCTTCTCTACGAGAGCAGTAGATTTAGAAAAAGTAGGAGACCTTACGACAAAATTCTACATAGCAACTTTGAAGAAGTTCATAGCACGTCGAGGCAAGCCCGTAGAAATCCACAGTGATTGTGGCACAAATTTTAAGGGTGCCAGTAAAGAGTTGAGAAAGGCGTTCGATATGTTACGAAATGATCATCTTTATGGCTATCTGTCATCTGAAAGCATCAAATGGATCTTCGAACCTCCTGCTGCGCCTCACTTTGGAGGCATGTGGGAAGCAGGAATTAAATCTGTCAAGTATCTAAAGAGATGCCTTGGAAACGTTGTACCGACGTTTGAAGAATTCTTAACGCTTATTACGCAAATCGAGGCATGTTTAAATTCGCGTCCACTGACACCAGCTTCACCTGATCCAAATGAGTTAGAAGCTCTGCCTTCCGGACACTTCTTGATTGGAACATCTATGAGTGCCATTCCAGAACCGGGCTTGACTGCAGAGAAAACATTAACCGTTGGAGAAACATGCAAAAGATACTTCAACAATTTTGGAGACGTTGGAGTAATGAATACTTGTGTAGATTGCAACAGAGGCCAAAGTGGTGTAAATTACAACGTGACTTTCAACCAGGTGACTTAGTGTTAGTCAAAAACGAGAACCTTCCTCCTCTACGCTGGAGTCTAGGTAGGATTCAACATGTTTTCCCAGGAAAAGACAATAGAGTACGTGTTGTAGAGCTAATAACTGCAAATGGTGTACTAAAGAGACCAATTTCTAAACTTTGTGCATTACCTCTGAACTGACTTTGTGACTTTTATTAGAGACTGCATTTTCAATTGTTTCTATTTTAGGTTTTTTGTTGTATTTATGTGTTCTCTTTTCAGGTAGTTGCCTTTCGTGAGTTTTGAACCCGCCTGGGGTTTCAAGGCTGGGGGTATGTTCGGTACAGCgagaacacacaaaaaaaaaagaaaaaaaaacattaagaggAAGAGAAAATGCGCTGTTCCGCTTCACATCTGATTATCcttttattcggaactccagcgctcgaatacgctaccttgcggtgatttataaaactgcgtctgcacctaaaacattgccacgttgcgcatcacgtgtgtctgttgacgtaaacacaggcagtttgttctgagtatttattaacgcaatcgatgtgtcttagtttgctttcagctacagaaattaattcgtcccttagtagtattctcgagcttctcaaaataatgttagtttttcttatttctttcaaaaaagtattaaatggtggaagcgtaaacaagaaaagtctggattaacaaaattggataacgtaaaaccaggtaaaattttttattgttttgtatgaatttgtaagaatatgagttttttttaatcttaaattaatttaactaatcatattttacagcagcatttagttggaatggacagtatgcaaaatattttcttgaatttattatcgtagaacaaaatgaaaaatgtttaaccgagaaagaatttactttattccttttattctcagctgaaaggtttcgccaaatttgtttagggttatagtagttttagtattgtgcaagcaaagtagccttggcgagttttcgcatttttagttaaaccatttttaatttttatcatgagtggaataaaatgatagtaagattacagaattcgataagcaaaaagaaataatggtcaatcaactgaaaagaaaactaccaccatatataaactgtgagtacacattttatttattttgttctgagtgaatttgaatcagtttttcaattcgatggaaaaaaaaaacgaacttaacaacattgactggacacttttccttaacctaattccacataaatgatttaaataacctttgttactacagtatcctactgaaatagacagtatgcaaataaattttcttgaaaatatttatcgcagaacagattgaaaaatccagaaagaacgttaagaatttgaacaataaaaaataaaagttcgccaaaaatctgtttataggcttatggttttaaaattatgtgaaagaataatgtatcttgacaagatttcgcatatcaggtaaatcatttccatgacgaatgaattaaatgcatgatttctttggatacccaatcatatagtcatagaaataaattatctagtgttaaacgttactcttgacagtctgccacgtatgtgcactatgtgacaaaaatgtcaacaaatgctggaaatgtcacgaaactgaacttaatatgtactaatgtatagaaaaaacggtacaaaatgaaaatgccgttcgaaacgaaccaaaaatttatgaattccgaattcaacattgtgaaaatggctgcttcagaacaacttactgtgtgttctgcattaattgtttactttcgtaatactttttgatttctaatctctttctatatgggtcagaataaccaaaagactttgaaaaatcttttcaaatgaataaagcgaaaaaatcatacatacgaacaaaaatcacaacacttttagcattttcttcgttaccacatgcgtttgttttagttttcaattccgccattagacagtgactgcagtgccccctatagttcgttggagttgcgaatctcaATGTGATTACCGTGAAGTctgttaaattttttctttatgctAAAATGTTTTACTCCGTGGTTTTTGTTcccaatttaatttaaataatttctttagaaggttgtGGCAACAGTCTAAAAATACTTCGACTTTGGTTGATTTTCGAATTGATTGTGTTGTGTTCTTCGTGCGAGTTGTTCTGTGCCATTTGCGTTACGGGTTGTGTAAACCTATTGAGTCAGTGTTTCTGAGTTCTTTTGTGCGATTTTACAGTCCACTATTAAAATCGAATTTTGTGATCTAGATTGTGAATGAACGAGTCATCATTTTGAATTCTGAGTTTCATTTATGATTCGTATTCATCACCtattattcctcggcacaaaggtatttatttactgCACAATAAACAATATTATCATCATTGCAGatttttaaatccctttttacaaATGTAACATTTTTACACATATATTTGCAGTTTATTTCCGGAATTTAAAACTTTGTCTCTCAACTGTAATGTATCAAATAAATAAGGATAATTATGTATCATTAtataaagtttccttttttagaaaaaaatatgtttacctgaaaaatattgatttgtatGTGTCTGTACGGTCACTCCCGCAAAAcgtctctttttttttggttttgttttttaatgcatgaaaaccttttagaaaattgataatttttgctATTATACATAATGGTTCCATTTATTTCAATATGTATCACAACTAGTGATGTGgtttgggtaaatacccagcgggtaggtaaatattttttgggtatttacccgggtatttacccaaggcctgggtaaatacccaaaaactgggtattttacaaaaaaatgtagcaaaaagtgaatgggaaatttttttttcaaaatctaaatatgaaataattggtaaaactgatacatacatatgtattatacagtttataatatttttaattgaaagacttgatgaaattatgaaagaaacatatcgtgaaccaaataatttttcttttcaatgtcataattggagaagtataagcaattcaatgatgaacttggAAGAATAAacagagaagttattaagactatgatggtatttatttattttattgctgtttaagtgacaaatatagaaacagttttcacattaataagcaaaaaacaaaaaatcaaaatattgttttctgttgccttgcttatttgcatttgctccccggtacttcatgatgaaaatttattcaaactatttttaatgcacccaattagtgatgtagggtgggaagataaactttttttttggtatttatccgaaggcagggtaaatcccctagaaattgagcattttgcaaaaaaaaaaaaacttaaatggtatcaaaatgtgatgtttctttttaaaaaaataaaccaaaaaaacaaaatgattaaaaatttaaaaaattatgtactatatttttttaattaaaggcctAATGAAATCTAaggctttatttaaaaaaatcataagcaGAATACTCCTGAACACTTGAGATAGGTTGGGAGGAAATTTCTGtaaaagatataggtaaataaatagtaataataaattgagcgacatttcgttacattttgatgtcatgcagggacatattactctGTTATAaaagaccttaaaaaattgatgtttctttcttttttgtaaccagtagagctttttactttttgtagaatggctttttatttctgaaatttggctttcaacattgattaggcatatccaacacatttaatgtgaatatcatatttgattgctaagttgtttcacaaaataattctttaaatatgtgatcaaaatacaattttgggcaaaaatttattgttttgtatatggttggttatatatatacattgtggaatacatacagaaaagtatttcagttgaatataaatttttgaaataaatacccgggtaaatacccattttgggtatttacccgggtatataccctgggt from Uloborus diversus isolate 005 chromosome 5, Udiv.v.3.1, whole genome shotgun sequence encodes:
- the LOC129222966 gene encoding uncharacterized protein LOC129222966; this encodes MFRQRVHPEDRNWQRVLWRENSNEPLQSYRLVTVTYGTASAPFLSTRVMKQFALDEKDNFPLAVDVVIRDFYVDDLLSGAQIEETAKLVAKQMFEMMLKGDFTLRKWLSSVSNVLKDIPEKCRENNTSVEINCDTRVKVLGIQWQPSTDTFHFTESIDIEKPCTKRNILSEIAKIFDPMGWLAPVIVYAKILIQELWSYDIGWDEPIEIHGFSEASEKAYCAVIYVKSSSDQKVQVNILAAKTRVAPLKSQSLPRLELCAALLLSNLLQVVYSRVALSWINSEPRRWQPFVANRVAKIQDANPSVSWKFVARAQNPADCGTRGKLPSEFLRSTLWLHEPQWLKQSIEITEPKVVIDSKLS